The nucleotide window GCCATTTACTACAGCGTTATGTAAACAATAGCTGGCAATCGCAGGGTAATGTCAAACATAGCGTTGATAACAATAGCCTGGTGCTGGAAATTCCTTACCGGTCGCTCGGTTTGCCGGCAGGCAATTTCTCTATTGAAATGAAATGGTCAGATAATATGCAGCATAATGACCCGCTGGACTGGTACGTAAACGGAGATGCTGCGCCGGGAGGCAGGTTTAACCTGCTGTTACAGGTAAGGTAACAATAATCGCGTTTTAATAGAATTGACTTATTATTAAAAGGTATGATAGGAGTTTACAAAAAAAGGATGCTTGCAATTGTAATGGTGGTTCTCGTCCAGCTTTACGCTTGCAATAAAAAATCAACCGGCGCTGAAGATGGAGCTATATCCAGGGTAACCATAAGATCGGGTTACAATAGAGTTCAGTTATCTTTTAACGTCGGTAATAGTAAGGCCGATGCCTTTTTAGTTACACATAGCGGTTCATCTGAGGTGATTCGCATCAATGCTTCGCAGGCAGTTAACGACTCCATTAAGCTATTTATCGAAAACCTGGAGCAAGGGTATTATACCTTTAAAGTGGAAGCTGTACGTGTAGACGGAAGTAGTATCGGGGGCTCACAAATTGTAAATGCAAGAACCTATGGCGACAGGCATATTTCAGGTCTAGCAACTACACCCGCGGCCGACCTGGTATTTATCAGGGATGAAACACCCTATCTTTCCTGGTCGGGATCTTTTCCTACAGATTTTATAGGTACCGAGATCCGCTATACTAATATGTCCAATCAAACAACAAGTATTCGATCTTATGTTGCAGATGGTGTTTCTGTGCTACGAGGTTATAAAGAAGGTACGGCATTCGAATACCGTTCGATGTACTTACCGGCCAACAGCGTTGATACATTTTTTTCAGCATCTATTAAAACACCTGCCCCTGCTTATTTTGCCAGTCTTGCCAATAAGTATATCATAGAAAAGTCGGGCATGGTAAGCGAAATAACAGAACAGTCAAGAACAAAATTGCATAACCATGTGGAATACTCAACATTGAGGTTTAAAACGGCAACTGGAAATCCGCAAAGTTTGTTTATAGTAGCAGCCGATTTAAGCAAGGCCAATCTGGGGCTCAGTACATTAATGCCGGATAATGGTACAGCCTTTAAAATCCAAACGGTAAAACAGATGGCGCAGAAGCGGGCAGCGGCTGGTCAGAAGGTGCTGGCGGCTGTGAACGGAGACTTTTTCGACTGGACACCGGTAGAAGGAAGACCCTGGGGCCCGGTAGTGGTAGAAGGCAATGTGATCAAGAACTTTTTAAAAGCCGGTATTAATTCGTCTTATATCGGGGTCAAAAAAGACGGCAGTTTAGCCCTTGGTGTGGCATCTTCATTAATGAGTACAGATTACGCCGGTTTTCACAACCTCATAGGTGCGGGCGAAACAGTGCTGTACATGAATAAAACACGAAGAATTTACAACGATACCGACCGGCATCCGAGAACTATGGCAGGATTTACAGATGACGGTATCCTGTATTTGATTGTTGTAGATGGGCGTAGAAATGACTACTCAATAGGTATGACCCTCGATGAACTTTCCAAAGTGATAGGTAGCCTTAATGTGAGTTTTGCAACCAACCTCGATGGAGGCGGGTCCAGTACAATGGTTGTGAACCAGAATAATGGACTGGCCGTTACAAACCGCTTTTCTGATGCCACGGAGAGAGCGATTGCTAATGCCATTGCGATTGTAGAAAAGTGAGCGGAGTTTTTGCGCCGCTCGAAAATATATAAGAGTTATACATAAGATTATATCAATAAAAGTATTTTATTTGTTATGCCCGATACAATGACTGAAGTAAACGAACGGTTATCCGTAAGGTCTGATATTGCAACGATTGTTATCACATAAAGTAACTCTTTTACACGAACGCCGGGGGCGGTCTGTTAAGATATAAGTTAGATTAGTATTGAATAAAACGATTCTGAATGAAAAAAAGAAATGCCCTTTTAGTTTTATGGATCAGTGTATGTGTTTTGTCTCTGAACAGTTTTGCTCAGCCTAAAGGAGGAACGCAAAAGATAAAAAGCTCTCTTACCCGGGAATATATTTATCCAACGAGGATCGTCTGGCAAAAAGGAGAAATCGCACATGCAGGAAAACTGTTAGAGAAGGGAATCGGGCAGGCTAGTCTCAATAATTCAAATATTATTATTCTTAAAAATAAAGGAACCGACACTGCAAGTATTTTGCTCGATTTTGGTAAAGAGCTGCATGGTTCGCTGGAAATTATAACAGGTATGTGGCCGGCACCCAATAATGCACGCACTATCCGTGTGAGATTTGGAGAATCGGTAAGCGAGACAATGGCGGAGTTGGGTGAGCACGGTTCTACGAATGATCATGCTATCCGTGATTTTAAACTCATGCTGCCCTGGCTGGGTAAAGCACAAACAGGGGAATCCGGATTCAGGTTTGTACGGATAGACTTATTGGATAAAGACGCTGTATTGCAGTTAAAAGAAGTGCGCGCAGTATCTACAAACAGGGATATACCTTACCTGGGCTCTTTTAAAAGCAGTGATGAGCGGCTAAATAAGATCTGGCAAACCGGGGCATATACCGTGCACTTAAACATGCAGGATTACCTGTGGGACGGGATCAAGCGCGACCGGCTGGTTTGGGTGGGTGATTTGCATCCTGAAGTTTCAACGGTTAACACGGTTTTTGGATATAACGAGGTAGTGCCCAAAAGTCTTGACCTGGCTCGTAATACCACGCCCTTGCCGGGGTGGATGAGCGGCATCAGTACCTATTCTATGTGGTGGATCATTCTTCATTACGACTGGTATATGCATCATGGTGATCTGAACTATTTAAAAGAGCAGAAAGATTACCTGCAGAGCCTTCTCAAACAAATTGTAGGTAAAGTACAAAACGGGAAAGAAAAAATGGATGGTAATCGTTTCCTCGACTGGCCTTCCAGTAAAGATACTATAGCTATTCATGCAGGATTGCAGGCAATGACCATTTGGAGCCTGGAGAAAGGTGCTGAATTATGTTTGGTTATGGGAGAAGAAGCAACAGCCCGTTTATGTAAGGAAACGGTATCAAAGCTCAGGACAGTAGTTCCCCCGCATAATAACAGTAAACAGGCGGCGGCGTTACTGTCGATCACCGGAATGCTCAATCCCCAAACGGCTTTTGAAGAAGTATTGTCAGTAGGCGGCGCCAAAAACTTCTCTACCTTCTATGGTTATTATATGTTAGAAGCGATGGCGAAGGCAGGGAAGTACCAGGAAGCGATGGATATCATTTCCACTTATTGGGGTGCCATGCTGGATTTGGGCGCTACTACGTTCTGGGAAGATTTTAATATGGACTGGTTGCAGAATGCAGGGCGAATCGATGAAATGACGCTGCCAGGTAAAGTCGATATTCATGCCGCCTACGGAGACTATTGCTACGTCGGTCATCGTCACAGTTTTTGTCATGGTTGGGCTTCAGGGCCTACCGTTTGGCTGTCGCAGCATGTACTGGGCATTCAACTGGCTGGTCCCGGTGGTACAACTTTTCGTGTCAGCCCTAACCTGGGTAACCTGTCTTTTGCAGAAGGTACTTATCCCACATCATTGGGAACTATTTATGTAAAGCACACAAAAGACCGTAAGGGTAAGGTTGTTAGTATAGTAAAAGCACCGAAGGGCATCCGTATTGTAAAGTAACCCAATCCTGTAATTAACATTCTAAACATGACTCGATTAAAGAAACTGTCACTACCGATAAGCGGGCTATTATTGCTGCTATTTATTCATTGCGATCTGCGCGCCCAGAAGTATGATGTGGCAGCTTTTTATTGGCCTGCCTATCACTATGAGCCCCGTATCGAATTTCTCTTTCCGGAGAAAAAAGGCGAATGGGAAATTATTCATAAGTCGA belongs to Niabella yanshanensis and includes:
- a CDS encoding alpha-L-rhamnosidase-related protein; the encoded protein is MKKRNALLVLWISVCVLSLNSFAQPKGGTQKIKSSLTREYIYPTRIVWQKGEIAHAGKLLEKGIGQASLNNSNIIILKNKGTDTASILLDFGKELHGSLEIITGMWPAPNNARTIRVRFGESVSETMAELGEHGSTNDHAIRDFKLMLPWLGKAQTGESGFRFVRIDLLDKDAVLQLKEVRAVSTNRDIPYLGSFKSSDERLNKIWQTGAYTVHLNMQDYLWDGIKRDRLVWVGDLHPEVSTVNTVFGYNEVVPKSLDLARNTTPLPGWMSGISTYSMWWIILHYDWYMHHGDLNYLKEQKDYLQSLLKQIVGKVQNGKEKMDGNRFLDWPSSKDTIAIHAGLQAMTIWSLEKGAELCLVMGEEATARLCKETVSKLRTVVPPHNNSKQAAALLSITGMLNPQTAFEEVLSVGGAKNFSTFYGYYMLEAMAKAGKYQEAMDIISTYWGAMLDLGATTFWEDFNMDWLQNAGRIDEMTLPGKVDIHAAYGDYCYVGHRHSFCHGWASGPTVWLSQHVLGIQLAGPGGTTFRVSPNLGNLSFAEGTYPTSLGTIYVKHTKDRKGKVVSIVKAPKGIRIVK
- a CDS encoding phosphodiester glycosidase family protein, with product MLAIVMVVLVQLYACNKKSTGAEDGAISRVTIRSGYNRVQLSFNVGNSKADAFLVTHSGSSEVIRINASQAVNDSIKLFIENLEQGYYTFKVEAVRVDGSSIGGSQIVNARTYGDRHISGLATTPAADLVFIRDETPYLSWSGSFPTDFIGTEIRYTNMSNQTTSIRSYVADGVSVLRGYKEGTAFEYRSMYLPANSVDTFFSASIKTPAPAYFASLANKYIIEKSGMVSEITEQSRTKLHNHVEYSTLRFKTATGNPQSLFIVAADLSKANLGLSTLMPDNGTAFKIQTVKQMAQKRAAAGQKVLAAVNGDFFDWTPVEGRPWGPVVVEGNVIKNFLKAGINSSYIGVKKDGSLALGVASSLMSTDYAGFHNLIGAGETVLYMNKTRRIYNDTDRHPRTMAGFTDDGILYLIVVDGRRNDYSIGMTLDELSKVIGSLNVSFATNLDGGGSSTMVVNQNNGLAVTNRFSDATERAIANAIAIVEK